The following are encoded in a window of Castanea sativa cultivar Marrone di Chiusa Pesio chromosome 5, ASM4071231v1 genomic DNA:
- the LOC142636232 gene encoding phospholipid:diacylglycerol acyltransferase 1-like, translated as MPVVRRKKPAETEKNSGSESESNINQHVKAEKEREEETIDKKNGRVKENIRKKKRGWSCVDSCYWLIGFVCTVWWVVVLLYNAMPSSLPQYVTEKITGPMSDPPGLKLKKEGLIAKHPVVFVPGIVTGGLELWEGHQCAEGLFRKRLWGGTFGELYKRPLCWVEHISLDNETGLDPPGIRIRPVTGLVAADYFAPGYFVWAVLIANLARIGYEEKNMYMAAYDWRISFQNTEVRDQTLSRIKSNIESMVATSGEKAVILPHSMGVLYFLHFMKWVEEPAPMGGGGGPDWCSKHIKAVMNIGGPFLGVPKAVSGLFSAEAKDIAVARAIAPGFLDSDLFRFQTLQHVMRTSRSWDSTMSMIPKGGDTIWGDLDWSPEEDYVTSKRRQRDNDTQSERHSATGNLGSQTKSVKYGRIISFGKDVAEAPLSEIERIDFLDAIKGNNVANTTCHDVWTEYHDMGIEGIRAVAEHKVYTAGSILDLLNFVAPKMMARGGAHFSYGIADNLDDPKYKHYKYWSNPLETRLPNAPDMEIYSMYGVGLPTERSYVYKLSPTAECNIPFQIDTSADSEDEDGCLKDGVYHVDGDETVPVLSAGFMCAKGWRGKTRFNPSGSRTYVREYDHSPPANLLEGRGTQSGAHVDIMGNFALIEDILRVAAGATGEDLGGDRVYSDIFKWSEKINLQL; from the exons ATGCCTGTAGTTCGGCGAAAAAAGCCTGCCGAAACAGAGAAGAATTCTGGGTCGGAATCCGAATCCAATATAAACCAACACGTAAAGGccgaaaaggaaagagaagaagaaaccATTGACAAGAAGAATGGAAGAGTGAAGGAAAatattaggaagaagaagaggggtTGGTCTTGCGTGGACAGCTGTTATTGGTTGATAGGGTTTGTGTGCACAGTATGGTGGGTGGTGGTGTTGCTTTACAATGCTATGCCTTCATCATTGCCTCAATATGTGACTGAGAAGATCACCGGGCCGATGTCGGACCCCCCGGGTTTGAAGCTGAAGAAGGAAGGGCTGATAGCAAAGCACCCGGTGGTTTTCGTGCCGGGAATTGTGACCGGCGGGCTTGAATTGTGGGAGGGGCATCAGTGTGCTGAAGGGTTGTTCAGGAAAAGGTTGTGGGGTGGTACATTTGGAGAATTGTATAAAAG ACCTCTATGCTGGGTAGAGCACATATCACTGGACAATGAAACTGGATTGGATCCTCCTGGCATAAGGATCCGACCTGTAACTGGACTTGTGGCTGCTGATTACTTTGCTCCAGGCTATTTTGTGTGGGCAGTTTTAATTGCTAACTTGGCTCGCATTGGTTATGAAGAGAAGAACATGTATATGGCTGCATATGATTGGAGAATCTCATTTCAGAATACTGAG GTGCGGGACCAAACTTTAAGCCGGATAAAAAGTAATATAGAATCGATGGTTGCTACCAGTGGGGAAAAGGCAGTTATACTTCCACATTCAATGGGTGTACTGTATTTTCTGCATTTTATGAAGTGGGTTGAGGAGCCAGCTCCAATGGGTGGAGGGGGAGGGCCAGACTGGTGTTCTAAGCATATAAAGGCAGTGATGAACATTGGTGGACCATTTTTGGGTGTTCCAAAAGCTGTTTCTGGGCTTTTCTCTGCTGAAGCTAAGGATATTGCAGTTGCCAG GGCCATTGCACCAGGTTTCTTGGACAGTGATCTGTTTCGTTTTCAAACATTGCAACATGTAATGAGGACGAGTCGCTCATGGGACTCAACAATGTCAATGATACCAAAAGGTGGGGACACTATATGGGGTGATCTTGACTGGTCACCAGAGGAAGACTATGTTACTAGCAAGAGAAGGCAAAGAGATAATGATACACAATCAGAAAGACATAGTGCAACCGGAAATCTGGGTTCTCAAACTAAAAGTGTTAAATATGGAAGGATTATATCATTTGGGAAAGACGTGGCAGAGGCACCATTATCTGAGATTGAGAGGATTGACTTTCTG GATGCCATTAAGGGTAATAATGTTGCAAATACTACCTGTCATGATGTGTGGACTGAATATCATGACATGGGAATTGAGGGTATCAGAGCTGTTGCGGAACATAAAGTTTACACTGCGGGATCAATTTTAGATCTGCTTAATTTTGTTGCTCCAAAAATGATGGCACGTGGTGGCGCTCATTTTTCTTATGGAATTGCTGACAATTTGGATGATCCAAAGTACAAACACTATAAATATTGGTCAAATCCCTTGGAGACAAG ATTGCCAAATGCTCCTGACATGGAAATATATTCTATGTATGGAGTTGGCTTACCAACTGAAAGATCTTATGTTTACAAGTTATCCCCCACTGCTGAATGCAACATTCCATTTCAGATTGATACTTCAGCTGATAGTGAAGATGAAGATGGCTGTCTGAAAGATGGAGTCTATCATGTGGATGGTGATGAGACTGTGCCTGTTTTAAGTGCAGGCTTCATGTGCGCAAAAGGATGGCGTGGGAAAACAAGATTTAATCCTTCAGGAAGCCGAACATATGTTAGGGAGTATGATCATTCTCCTCCAGCCAATCTGCTAGAGGGCAGGGGCACCCAAAGTGGAGCTCATGTTGATATAATGGGAAATTTTGCTTTGATTGAGGACATTTTAAGGGTGGCTGCTGGAGCTACAGGGGAAGACTTGGGGGGTGATCGTGTTTACTCTGACATCTTCAAATGGTCTGAGAAGATCAACTTGCAACTGTAA
- the LOC142634691 gene encoding uncharacterized protein LOC142634691 yields MNLDFIERLQRITLTSEEGEVITVRSDHREKILEECNLILIGRFFTAKPINLCAAKNLLRSVWKFGQDLKITDVGDGLIQFKFAMESQLLWVINNGPWSFDNHILLLRRWEKGMTTFSVQFLHIPIWVQIWGLPFDLINVEASRDIGSGIGCVVDIYCKAISSEQTYFFRIQVEMPIDKPIRRGALVISPEGDKYG; encoded by the coding sequence ATGAACCTGGATTTCATTGAGAGATTACAACGCATTACTTTAACCTCtgaggagggagaggttatcacaGTTCGTTCAGATCACCGTGAGAAGATTCTCGAGGAGTGCAACCTTATTCTTATTGGCCGTTTCTTTACAGCAAAACCCATTAATCTTTGTGCGGCAAAGAACCTTTTAAGGtctgtttggaagtttggtCAGGATCTGAAGATTACTGATGTTGGAGATGGACTTATTCAGTTTAAGTTTGCTATGGAGAGCCAATTATTATGGGTAATCAACAATGGGCCATGGAGTTTTGATAATCACATACTGCTTCTTAGACGCTGGGAAAAAGGGATGACGACGTTTTCAGTCCAGTTTTTGCACATCCCCATATGGGTTCAGATATGGGGACTAccttttgatttaattaatgTAGAGGCAAGTAGGGATATTGGTAGTGGTATTGGCTGTGTTGTTGACATATATTGTAAAGCTATTTCATCTGAACAAACCTATTTTTTTCGAATACAAGTTGAGATGCCAATAGACAAACCTATTCGAAGAGGGGCTCTTGTTATTAGTCCAGAGGGGGATAAGTATGGGTAG